One window from the genome of Bufo bufo chromosome 4, aBufBuf1.1, whole genome shotgun sequence encodes:
- the LBH gene encoding protein LBH isoform X2: MTEVIMNTQPMDEIGLSPRKDSYQIFPDPSDFERCCKLKDRLPSIVVEPTEGDVESGELRWPPEEFLVEEEKESNCDTQKDNKEQ; encoded by the exons ATGACTGAGGTTATAATGAACACTCAACCCATGGATGAGATTGGTCTAAGCCCTCGCAAAGATTCTTATCAG ATCTTCCCAGATCCTTCAGACTTCGAACGATGCTGCAAACTGAAGGACCGGCTTCCCTCTATTGTGGTGGAACCCACAGAAGGTGACGTGGAGAGTGGAGAACTAAGATGGCCTCCAGAAGAATTCCtggtggaagaggagaaggaatcGAACTGCGACACACAAAAAGACAATAAGGAGCAGTAA
- the LBH gene encoding protein LBH isoform X1, translating into MSVFYPIPCTDYLRSAEMTEVIMNTQPMDEIGLSPRKDSYQIFPDPSDFERCCKLKDRLPSIVVEPTEGDVESGELRWPPEEFLVEEEKESNCDTQKDNKEQ; encoded by the exons ATGTCTGTATTTTACCCTATTCCTTG CACTGATTACTTGAGATCAGCTGAAATGACTGAGGTTATAATGAACACTCAACCCATGGATGAGATTGGTCTAAGCCCTCGCAAAGATTCTTATCAG ATCTTCCCAGATCCTTCAGACTTCGAACGATGCTGCAAACTGAAGGACCGGCTTCCCTCTATTGTGGTGGAACCCACAGAAGGTGACGTGGAGAGTGGAGAACTAAGATGGCCTCCAGAAGAATTCCtggtggaagaggagaaggaatcGAACTGCGACACACAAAAAGACAATAAGGAGCAGTAA